In Natranaerovirga pectinivora, the sequence TTACATTTATAATATGTGGAAAATCAAGTCCTTTTCGATATTCATATTCACCTATAACCCTACCAACACCTAATGCTTTATGCCCATCTGACGCTATCACTATATCATTTGGCTTTATATCTCTAAAAAAATAGTGCACTTGTGATGCTGCTCTGCCAATAGCTGAAGGTGTATTAGGATTTGTGTCTGAAAGTACTTTTTTAATATGATCCTTTGCTTCTTTTGAGCTTAAATTATCCAGCTGATGTAGATCTCCAAGATTGGGCCATCCGATGGACATATATCCACCTTCAAGCATTTCTGACCAATAACTTTTTTTCCCATCTGAAGTACCAATTCGCCAATAGTTATGAACTGACCCAAATATCTCAAAAAGAACTTCTGTAAAATTATTAATAGGTATACCAGCCTTCATTGATTGACGCAAAAATTGACCTGCTAATGCATATCTTCCGTCTGACTTTATTGGTTTCTCACGCATTTTTATTAAATAGAAGTTTTGATAATCAACTGAATGAAAATCATCTAGTTTATCAGGAAACATCATATGAAAATACTTATGCACCCAACCTAAATTTCCATAATTCTCAAGCTGTGTATCAATATCCGATTGCAATTTAAGATATGTTGAATCTTCAAAGTCATTCTTCATTCCTGAGAGTAAATCACAACCTTTTACTAGTAAGTCACGTTTTTCACGCACCATCTCAATGGCTTCATTTATACTTAATTCTCTACTGTCTTTCGGAGTTCCAGTTATCCATTTACCATCTTCTTTGCGCTTGTATATTCCGAATTTAAAAGCACTTCCACCACCTATACCACCAAATCGATTCGTCTGGAGCTCATCGTCATTTTTAAATTCTAACCAGTATACAAGGCTTCCCCTGTTCCCATGATTAAACATTGTTTCTAACAACAATTCTCCGTCAAGACTCTTTAACCTATCAGGATTAAAATTCTTTTGAAAAATTTCATAACTCTCTTTAAGCTTATCTGGGCCCATAATTTTATTTTCACTAAGAAGTTTCTTATATTTTTCAGTTACTAAAGTCAACAGATCCATCTTTTTCCTCCTCATAATCATTAAATACTTTAATTAATTGTTACAAATCTACCCTCATAAATTAAAATCCAATCTAAATATCGCTGTTTCTCCAGTTGCATGATATAAGCTTGGCATTTAAAATTTGTTAACTTTTTTCAATTTTATTTCATTTATATGTGCTTGTTTAAGCTTATCATCTGCCAGACAATACTTGCCTAGCTTCTCATATATACCATCAATCTGTTCTTCATTTAACACTTTTAGTGATTCTAACAAATCTTTCTTAATGTGCTTCAATAAACTATTTCTCTTAATGACTTTGACATTCTTAGATGTTACTTTAATATTCTTAAGTGTACATCTTTCGCTGAATATGATATAGGATTTATATAAGTCCGCATTATCATTTCCCACTACAGATTTCAAAGCACTGATATGTCCTTTGTTCTGCTATATAGGATTAAAAAATTTATTTTTCTGTCTATTTTGGAGCGTTTGAGTCCAGTTCTTTTGCATTTCATCTCCAAAGATCCATCCACTATAATTTTTTGATTCAAAGACATAAATTCCAGTTTCAGATATCATAATCAAATCTATTTCGGTAGTAGATCCATTTTCCTTTGGTATATATAGGTTAGTCATTAATTTAGGCTCGCCTTCTAATTTTTCAAGGTATGAAAATATTAAAAACTCTCCGTAATTACCTTTATCAAATACTGTTCTAAAAAAACTATTGCCACTAGCAACTTTATAATTTGAACCCTTATACTTAATATGAATAGCATACATAGGAACCAATATCATACCTACTAATAAACTAAACATAAAAAAATAAAATAAATCTAACATTGCAATTATCCCCCTTAAATAATAATTAAGATTAATTACATTGTACTTAATTAAGTGATCTAATACAATAAAAGACTTAAAATTTTGTTATTAACTTGTGTTAAATCTCACCTTGAGATTAATTTTATAAAACATCACTTCTGATAAAACTGTAACCGAGCATATATTTTCTTGAGTTTTCTTTTTAATTTTAATACACATTTAATGAATTAATTACCTTTAAGAAATAAATAATTTATAAGATTATGTATAAATGTACCACCATTTGGAGTAGGTATTACTATAATTACTAGCTGAAATTAAGATTATAAATAAAAAGGCCAAATTCAATGAAGAACTTGGCTTATTTGCTCAACTAAGAAAAATATTTAAACTGTATTTATTCTTCTTTTCTCTAAAATTTATAATCTCGATTTAGACGCTAAACTTGTTTTATTCTGAAATCCACACTTATTTTTTATATATTTTTCTTTGCTGATATGATTTATAAAGTGATCTGATATATAGTTTTCATTACATTGGTATGAGCGGCTTGACCACCATATGAAATTACACCATTCTCAAACGTTCTTCTGTCATATCTTTACCCTTATTCAGCTTGACCACCATATGAAATTACACCATTCTCAAACTATACCCCTAAAGATAAATAAGCTATAATTGCTTGACCACCATATGAAATTACACCATTCTCAAACTAGCACAAATAGTTATTGCAGCACGACCAGGCTTGACCACCATATGAAATTACACCATTCTCAAACGTTTCGTTATCTTTTCTTACTGATGGATTCGCTTGACCACCATATGAAATTACACCATTCTCAAACTCTGGTTTATGAATATCATATCCAAAAGGGGCTTGACCACCATATGAAATTACACCATTCTCAAACGACAAGTGTTTCTCCATTCTTCTATCTTTGCTTGACCACCATATGAAATTACACCATTCTCAAACAAACCAGATCTCAACAATCTGGATTCGTAGGCTTGACCACCATATGAAATTACACCATTCTCAAACGATTAACATATAGTTATAGATTGTGTCAAGAGCTTGACCACCATATGAAATTACACCATTCTCAAACCTGAAAGTGACGATAATGAAAGTACATTTTGCTTGACCACCATATGAAATTACACCATTCTCAAACGAGAGTGAATCAGTGGTGGAAATAGAGATTGCTTGACCACCATATGAAATTACACCATTCTCAAACGCTTGTTGCTCTGCTAAAAGCTCAGCAAACGCTTGACCACCATATGAAATTACACCATTCTCAAACAGTAGGTGATGTGATGGCGAAGGGATTAAAGCTTGACCACCATATGAAATTACACCATTCTCAAACTGAGTTATTGTGTCGATATTTGTTATTATAGCTTGACCACCATATGAAATTACACCATTCTCAAACGATGCAACTAACTTCAAAGAGGGCATAACCGCTTGACCACCATATGAAATTACACCATTCTCAAACACATCCATATCTTTCTCGGTGTCATAACTAGCTTGACCACCATATGAAATTACACCATTCTCAAACCTTCAATGCTTAGTTCCTTTAACAAACAATGCTTGACCACCATATGAAATTACACCATTCTCAAACAATATTAGTTTTTACTAATCCATCTGTATAGCTTGACCACCATATGAAATTACACCATTCTCAAACTGATCTTAAAAATTATATTAAAAATATGAAGCTTGACCACCATATGAAATTACACCATTCTCAAACTTCATAATCTTCTTGCAAGAAATCGTTCCAGCTTGACCACCATATGAAATTACACCATTCTCAAACCAACCACAGCCGGTCTATATATGGTCTACTGCTTGACCACCATATGAAATTACACCATTCTCAAACATATTTGAGTGGCATACTAGGTTTTTAGCAGCTTGACCACCATATGAAATTACACCATTCTCAAACGGTAAGGTACAAGAAAGTTATATATATTCCGCTTGACCACCATATGAAATTACACCATTCTCAAACATTAGAATTATATAGAATTTATAATCCTAAGCTTGACCACCATATGAAATTACACCATTCTCAAACCACTTTTTCTACACTATAATCTATTCCTTTGCTTGACCACCATATGAAATTACACCATTCTCAAACCTCTAACATCTTCTTCCCCAATATGAGAAAGCTTGACCACCATATGAAATTACACCATTCTCAAACCTACACATAATTTATTATCAAACTTACCAGGCTTGACCACCATATGAAATTACACCATTCTCAAACGATGAAATTTACAGATTAGTCAATTTATCAAGCTTGACCACCATATGAAATTACACCATTCTCAAACAATGAGGACAAAGTTAATAAAAACGATGTAAGCTTGACCACCATATGAAATTACACCATTCTCAAACCATTACATTATTTACTATATCTATCTCTTCGCTTGACCACCATATGAAATTACACCATTCTCAAACTGCATATAACAATGAAACATTAAATTCAAAGCTTGACCACCATATGAAATTACACCATTCTCAAACAATAAAGGTAGTGATCTTATAGTATCAGTAGCTTGACCACCATATGAAATTACACCATTCTCAAACGGTAGACCATACATATATAGGCTGCGGTTGGCTTGACCACCATATGAAATTACACCATTCTCAAACATGGATTAGAAGATTATGCCTGGTTTTTAAGCTTGACCACCATATGAAATTACACCATTCTCAAACCTTCATCATTAGGATATATTAGATTATAAGCTTGACCACCATATGAAATTACACCATTCTCAAACATAAACATACGTATTTTTTTAAAGAAAATCGCTTGACCACCATATGAAATTACACCATTCTCAAACACTATATGAGATTGAAAAGATTATTTCCAAGCTTGACCACCATATGAAATTACACCATTCTCAAACGTAAGTATTAATTTAGACGAAAGTACTTATGCTTGACCACCATATGAAATTACACCATTCTCAAACAACATTAACAGTTCCAAATGTATTGGCTGAGCTTGACCACCATATGAAATTACACCATTCTCAAACCGAGTTCCCCCTGGCTGAACTGAAAATTTAGCTTGACCACCATATGAAATTACACCATTCTCAAACCTCAAATGTTAGCGCCACCACAACGCCGTAATTTCATATAGTGGTATTATTATACTATATTTCACATAAATCTTCATCAATTATATAGGAAATTTCTCTGCAATCTATTGATTCCATTAATTTACTTTGTATTATTACAAATCTAGTTTTGTTAAGTAGAAGCTTATTATAGATTTGAATAACTTCATCATCCGCAAAAAACTCTCTTAAGTTAACAAATACAAATATCTTTGTATCCATAAATTTTTCTGATATAGTAATATACTCTAATAACCTTTCCGTGATATTCTTACTACTATCATCAATTTCAATAGATACTCCCTTAAAAATATCAACTGGATCAATATTGTCAATCTGAACCAAGTCAAGTTCCTCATCAAAAAGTAGCTCCTGAACATATTCTGTAATACACTCTGATATCCTGCAGTAACTATCATACTCTTCCAAAGACTTGCTTTTTAGAAGATTATATAACTTGTTTAATATTTTTTTATCATTCAGATTAATATTGATGTAATCATTAACAATATCAACGTGCTTTGAAAATTTTATCTCCTGATTATTATCTGAAAAAACCAAATCACCAGAATTACCTGCAATTTGCTCATATATATCTAAAACAACATTTCTATACATTGGCTTGTTCTCAATTACTATAACAGGAATTATATTTTCATCAAATTCAATTTGCCTAGCCCAATTTATACTAACTAGTTTTATAATACCACCAGCCTCTCATCCGTACTAAGTACCGTTGATTGTATTTCTCCAACCACAATTTCTATTTTTGAATATTGCTTTTCAGTGATTGCTAACATTTGTACTAATCCTACTTCTGGTTTATTTTTCCTCACATTCTCCATGATATTTCTACATACGGTCTGATTTAATGCCAATTTTGTATAAACAGATTCTTGCATCATCATAAAACCATTTTTAATTAAGAATTTACGAAATTGTGTATAAGCTCTAATTTCACTTGAACTTCCAACTGGAAGATCATATAATACCATAACCCTCATAAATCTATAACTCATTTCGGTAAAACCTGATCAAGGCAATATCATTATAGTTAAGGGCATCGAATATGCTTTTTGTGTATTGAGATATAGTATTTGCAACATTACTCCTTGCTTTATCAATAATAATACTCTTATTCAAAACATTAACTAGTTCCAATTTCTCTGATAATTCAAATTTGTTCAAATCCATATCTACCACCTTTCTATCAATTAGTATTCTAAAGGGTTCCATTAAATCAGATGCCAGATTAAATTGATTAAACATATTGTTATGAAATAGTCCTAGTTGTGTCATATATCCATTTGCTACTATTTCTCGTGCGAACGCAGAAAGTATAATACTATATCCATAATTCAATGCAGCATTTGTTGTATTCTCATCCGCCCTAGTGAACTTTTTACCAAATAAGGCATTAAAGTATACTTTTGCAGCATGCCCTTCCCTGTTGGTCTTATCATTCGTTTCAATATGCTCTACATACTCTTCTAGCAACAAATATTCCTCAAGTCCTCTTTCTCTAAGATGTTCTGATTGTTTTTTTACTTTTTCCCTGACAATTTGTGTCCAAACTTCCGATTTAATATCTATACTCCACTCTATTTGATTTCGATATTTCACACTAGTATCATGTGAGCCATAGTATGATACCAGCTCAGATGATGGGTTTCTTTTTTCATTGCAAAATATTACTTTTACCTTTTTCTTTGTTAATTCTGAGAGCAAAGCAACAGTTATAGAAACAGCTGTAGATTCAATAATGACCATATATATTTCATTTATAAATATTCTTGTTATTTCGTGGTCATTTCTTACTGTCATATAATTCATTTTGAAATCTAGCTTTGCTCTATTTGAAATAACAATTGTTCGCCAGCTCATAATTGAGAAAGCAGGTCTAAACTATTTTCAAATAGACCGGTAATGGATTGATTAATAAGTTTAAACTCCTTTACATCAGCTAGATTAAATCCTAGCTTTCTTCTTCCAATCCCAAATCCAAGAGGCTTAAAGTCATATGTTGAAGTTTTATTGGTTAACAAATTTAGTAGATTAAGCAACATCTTGATCTGTTCTTCAACTACAAGGTCGCAAAATTTATTTCGCATTTTAGCATCATTAAATACATCATATTTATTATTTGTTGATTGAACATAGATATTTGAATTTAATTTATTAACCAATGCATCATATAATTTATAATTATTTTCTTTCGTAATATCATCTGAGAATTTTTCAGCTTTAAGATCTTTATTTTCTTTTTGATTGTTTATAAATTTAAAGATTTCCTTTATATATCTTTCCTCATCTTCACCTAAAAGTAATTGGATTGCATTATCTGCACAAAAGTTTTCTCCTGTCCTTCCACCTACATAGTAATAAAATCCATTATATTTAATTAAAGAACCTATTCGCAGCTTAACATTAATGATTTTGAAGTTTTCAATTGTTTCACCTGATTTAGTAGGAACCTGACTGAAAATATATTCTGTAAATCCTTCTACCGATTTCACATTATTTGCCAAGTACACAGGAACTCCTGTAAGTCTACTAATACTTTTCCTTGCTCCTTTTTTATTTATAATATCACAGGAATATGGAATTAGGTAGGCTATCTTTATGGATGTATAACCCCCATATTTTGTCACATCAGCTAGTCGCAGATCCCCTGTCTTACTTCCCATATAAGAATGTGCTTTGGAATCTCCCTTTTTATGCAAAGTCAAATCAAATAATTGTCCCTTTTGCTCAGTAGGTCTTCTTGTTACTCGTACATCATTACTTTTCATTTGATAATCAACCATTTTCTTACTGTCACCATTTCTGCCATCCCATGCAATGTAACCATCTCTCTTTATTAAGAAATCATACATTCTGCTAAGATTGTATTCTCTGAATCCTGCTTCTTTAACAAAATTAGCTGGTGATCGAGTAAATTTAGTATCAAATACATTTCCTACAACTATATTTAAATAGGCATCTTTGGCATGATGAAGATCATTTATATCTCTTACTTTTATAAATTTCATATCATTTCTAAAAGCAGATACATTTTCTGCTTTAACATATATAATATGCGAATCCAAATATAACCTTTGCATTATTTCTGCAACAGCCTTTGTTGACTGACTTGTTTCTATAAGTTGCCTAGCTATAAAATCTGCAAGCTCATTTGTTCCAAACTCTTCTTTTCTTACTAATCGTTCATATTTTCTGGTTGATATGAAACCTTTTTGATATAAGTAATCCCAAGTCTTTTTCATTTTAGCTTGAATTGCAGGATTTATTGGATAGTTATCACTTTTTTCATTATTAATCACTCTCTTTACAAGTACTAGATTATCGAAGCTATCATCCTTTGTTTTTGATCTTGGATAAATATGATCTATGTCATAGTCCTCACCAGACATCAACTTATCAAGATTAATTTTCTCACCTGTATATAAACATTTACCCATTTGAAGATAATATAAATATAGTTTTTTACTTCTCAATTGACCATCACTCCGACCTTGTATTTCTTTCGGCCAATCTATTACTTCATCTTTACATGATGAATATAGCTCTAATAATTTTTTCTTTCTTGTATCTGTGCGCTTCTTATTAGCTTTATTGCTTCTAACTGTTTCTATGAATATTTTTTCAGGCTCTCTACTCATTATTTTTTTGATTTCTTCCATAATGAGAATTGACTGCCAAATCATTCTTTTTACTCCAGGTGAAACATAAAGTTCATCAAGCATTTCATGTGATATTTCTTCATTAGGATTTATTAATAAATCATTTATTTCCTTTATTTGTTTGATATAGTCATATTTATTACTTAATAATTGCATTAGATTATTTGTCGTGTTTCTCATAGCGTTAATAACATTTCCAACTTCACCAGTTGAGTAATCTGTAAACTCATCACATATAATTTCTGTAAGAAATTCTTTAGATAATCTTCCCCATTCCTTATATCTTAGCTTGCATATTTTATTAATCTGTGAGGAAGTCAGTTTGTCAGCATAGTTATCTTTTATCCTTTTTTTAATGGAATTGTGTTCGTTAGCATATAAAGTTATCCATTTAATAATATCTTCAACCATTTCATAGTTAAATTTTTCACCCAAAACAGATTTAAAATCTCTATATGATTTTAAATCTGCCTTAACTTCATCATCTATTCCTGTAATTGTTGCATTACCTTCGCACTCGCCTTCACATTTCAAAAATTCAAGAATTTTTTTTACTGTTACTTTTCCTTTTTTATCTGTATCCTTAAATAGACTATCAATCATTTTATTTCTTGTAGATACAGAAACCTTCTCTCCATTGCAGCGAATATTATTAAGTTCATTAAGCAAAGTATATTCGCTATAAAGCAAAGAACTCTTTGGAATTACATCTTTTCCCCTAAGATATGTACATTTGTTAGTCATCTTCCTTATAAAATTATCATGACTTGCCTCTAAATCAATTATATCATCAAAATTCCAAGGTGTAATTTTTTCATCACTATTTTTTACAGCCCATGCAAATCCATTTTTCTTTCCTGCATGATACGTGTTTATTGGCCCAACATAATACGGAATTCTAAATGTCATAATCTTCATAATTTTATCCTTTACACTTAACTTTCCATCTGTTTGATTTAAAAAATCTAAATAACCTGATGCATTATCTAAAATAAGTTTTAATTCTTCTTGATGTATTTGGTATGGAATTACTCCATTTTCTTTCACTCTCTGTAAAGGCAAGTATTTATCCAAACTAATTTCTTCAAGAATATATTCTTTTACTGGACTATCTTCTACTTTTTCTAATAGGGCTTTTAATGTTTTATAAAAGTCTTCACGACTACATTTTTTATCTCCATCCCCTATATAATTCTTATAATTTGTACTATTTGAATCTTTTTCTGAAAATAATCTTTTATATTCCTCTTGTGAATAAGCTTTTATTATTTTCTTTAGTGTGGTAAGTTCTTCTTTATGTTTTTGATATAATTCCACTTTTGATTCAGAAAGACTAAGCTCTGCTTTCTTTATGCCATTTAATAATACAGTGTCATATATTTTTTTAAGATTGTCTATAAGCACGATTCTATCTTCTAATACTTCTTCATATAAGTGTCTAACTTCATCATAGACTTTATCACTAAAAGAAATTTTAACAACATCATTTTCAAGTTCTTTATATTCAGGATTTCCAAATACCTTCTCTAAAGATTCTTTTGTACCTATTGCGAGTCCAAATATACTTTCTAGCTGTTTTGATTTTCCAAATAGATATTTTAACTTCTTTTTCTTATCCGTCTTTGTTAATCTTTCATTTAAGATAACATCCTTAATTTTACTTACTAGTTCCACTGTTACCTCAATTCCATTTGTATCGACATCATTATTATCAAAAACTTCATGTATACTTTCGTCTAAAGATGATGATGTATCAAACTTATCTCCTTGATATAGGAAATGACCTCTATTCTTTAGAATATGGTGGATAGCTAAATATATAAGACGAATATCATACTCTTTTTCCCCTTTTATCAACGCTGCTCTTAAATGAAATATTGTTGGGAATTCACTATAATAGTCTTTATCGTTATATTTATCTCCAATAAATAGCGTATGTTTTTCAACAACAGTCTTATCTTCCATATAAAATTTACTGTCTTCCAATCTTTGATAAAACCCTGGATCCACTTTGCAAATTTCTTCTGCCATTAACTCTTGAAACAAGTCTATTCTTGCATTTCTACGTTGCAACCTTCTTCTAGATGTTCTGCTCACCCTTCTGCTTTCAGCAGTCTCAGCCTCATCAAATAGCCTTACACCCCACATTTTATGACCATTACATTTATATAATTTATACTTATCATCTGTAACAGCCCAGCCTACTGAATTAGTTCCAATATCAAGTCCAACATAGTATCTCTCGTTTTTTTTCATCTTGACAAACTCCCCATCTTAGGTTATTATTACTTTATCTCAAAGGTTGACCACCATATGAGATTACACCATAAGTTCAAATAAAAATTTATTCAAATCGCCTCAAGGCCGCCCGATGTAGGGCATTTTTTTTACATTTTTTTATCACTCACAACCTTATTTTAAGTTTTTTTCATTTAGATAGTAGTTATTACCTAATTTCTGATTATACAATATAGCGATAGTTATATAAATTACTCCCATAACTCACATATAATTTTAATTAAGTGAAGTTTTTTTATTAAATATGTATACATTAAAAACTTAGATAATTCTATTGTAACAAATACTAGCAAATAAACAAGCAATTCTTTCTATTTTTATTATACAATCAATTAAATATAATTATATGTTATAACGATAATAATAGGAAAACAACCAAGATTTATCTTAGCTGTTTTCCTATTATTATTTTCATAGATTTCTTTTATATATCTACTAGCTTTTTGACCCCTTATTGCGTGATAGTAACTTTCACCTCTTTAAAGAACAATTTCACGAGAATTACCTAGTTTCATTTTTATTTTTATTTAAAATTTATAAAAATTATATTATTTAATTAGCATATCTTGCAGTATTTCTAAGTGTTATACTTTCTTAAGGTCTTAAACTTTCCAATATATGTATATACTTTTTATTGTTAAACCAGCAACACGCTGTTTTAACGTGCAAGTCCAGGGAAATATAATTTTTTTACTTACTCAATTCTGCCTAAAACTTACTACCCCCGGGGGTCTAACTTCATCAACTCTCCCATCATTTATTTAGGGTTGGGTGAATACCCTGTTCCCTTGTCACTAAGTTCTTTTTTATTGTTAATTTAATCACCTCTAATTTTTTTATACACCTCTGATAATTTTCCAACCACCTCACCTGTATTAACATTAACAAGCTCATTACCTATTTCCGTATATTCATTTGATTGATATTTTCTAGGTAACAATTTTATATTATCAACTAATTTTATAAAACACCAATGATATTTATTATTTTCTGTGGGATAGTCTGTAATCAATCGCAAAACACCGTATCTACATAAGTTTAATAAAAATTCACCTATAACATCCGTTAAGTCTGGAATACCCTCAAATTCTTTTTTATCTAAATATGTTAAATAAGTATTTATAGGTATCGTAACAAAATCCTTTTTTAGCCAACTTACTACTCCTTTAACCAGTATATAATCTGACTTCTGTCTCTTTATATACTTATTAATAAAGTTCGAAAATATATATGTTTGCCATATTCGTCTATCACAATTAAATACAATTTCCCCTTGTATTTTATAGTTAAGATAAGTAGGAATTTCATTAACTGTTAAATTAAGGTACTCATTAGCCTTCTTCCACAAGTGGGTATGTAATAATTTTTCTTCTCTTCCATACATTCTGGGGTTTTTTTCACGAAGTTCACTAATCAACTGACGTGTT encodes:
- a CDS encoding nuclease-related domain-containing protein; the protein is MLDLFYFFMFSLLVGMILVPMYAIHIKYKGSNYKVASGNSFFRTVFDKGNYGEFLIFSYLEKLEGEPKLMTNLYIPKENGSTTEIDLIMISETGIYVFESKNYSGWIFGDEMQKNWTQTLQNRQKNKFFNPI
- the csn2 gene encoding type II-A CRISPR-associated protein Csn2; amino-acid sequence: MIKLVSINWARQIEFDENIIPVIVIENKPMYRNVVLDIYEQIAGNSGDLVFSDNNQEIKFSKHVDIVNDYININLNDKKILNKLYNLLKSKSLEEYDSYCRISECITEYVQELLFDEELDLVQIDNIDPVDIFKGVSIEIDDSSKNITERLLEYITISEKFMDTKIFVFVNLREFFADDEVIQIYNKLLLNKTRFVIIQSKLMESIDCREISYIIDEDLCEI
- the cas2 gene encoding CRISPR-associated endonuclease Cas2, with protein sequence MSYRFMRVMVLYDLPVGSSSEIRAYTQFRKFLIKNGFMMMQESVYTKLALNQTVCRNIMENVRKNKPEVGLVQMLAITEKQYSKIEIVVGEIQSTVLSTDERLVVL
- the cas1 gene encoding type II CRISPR-associated endonuclease Cas1 — its product is MSWRTIVISNRAKLDFKMNYMTVRNDHEITRIFINEIYMVIIESTAVSITVALLSELTKKKVKVIFCNEKRNPSSELVSYYGSHDTSVKYRNQIEWSIDIKSEVWTQIVREKVKKQSEHLRERGLEEYLLLEEYVEHIETNDKTNREGHAAKVYFNALFGKKFTRADENTTNAALNYGYSIILSAFAREIVANGYMTQLGLFHNNMFNQFNLASDLMEPFRILIDRKVVDMDLNKFELSEKLELVNVLNKSIIIDKARSNVANTISQYTKSIFDALNYNDIALIRFYRNEL
- the cas9 gene encoding type II CRISPR RNA-guided endonuclease Cas9 (Cas9, originally named Csn1, is the large, multifunctional signature protein of type II CRISPR/Cas systems. It is well known even to general audiences because its RNA-guided endonuclease activity has made it a popular tool for custom editing of eukaryotic genomes.), which codes for MKKNERYYVGLDIGTNSVGWAVTDDKYKLYKCNGHKMWGVRLFDEAETAESRRVSRTSRRRLQRRNARIDLFQELMAEEICKVDPGFYQRLEDSKFYMEDKTVVEKHTLFIGDKYNDKDYYSEFPTIFHLRAALIKGEKEYDIRLIYLAIHHILKNRGHFLYQGDKFDTSSSLDESIHEVFDNNDVDTNGIEVTVELVSKIKDVILNERLTKTDKKKKLKYLFGKSKQLESIFGLAIGTKESLEKVFGNPEYKELENDVVKISFSDKVYDEVRHLYEEVLEDRIVLIDNLKKIYDTVLLNGIKKAELSLSESKVELYQKHKEELTTLKKIIKAYSQEEYKRLFSEKDSNSTNYKNYIGDGDKKCSREDFYKTLKALLEKVEDSPVKEYILEEISLDKYLPLQRVKENGVIPYQIHQEELKLILDNASGYLDFLNQTDGKLSVKDKIMKIMTFRIPYYVGPINTYHAGKKNGFAWAVKNSDEKITPWNFDDIIDLEASHDNFIRKMTNKCTYLRGKDVIPKSSLLYSEYTLLNELNNIRCNGEKVSVSTRNKMIDSLFKDTDKKGKVTVKKILEFLKCEGECEGNATITGIDDEVKADLKSYRDFKSVLGEKFNYEMVEDIIKWITLYANEHNSIKKRIKDNYADKLTSSQINKICKLRYKEWGRLSKEFLTEIICDEFTDYSTGEVGNVINAMRNTTNNLMQLLSNKYDYIKQIKEINDLLINPNEEISHEMLDELYVSPGVKRMIWQSILIMEEIKKIMSREPEKIFIETVRSNKANKKRTDTRKKKLLELYSSCKDEVIDWPKEIQGRSDGQLRSKKLYLYYLQMGKCLYTGEKINLDKLMSGEDYDIDHIYPRSKTKDDSFDNLVLVKRVINNEKSDNYPINPAIQAKMKKTWDYLYQKGFISTRKYERLVRKEEFGTNELADFIARQLIETSQSTKAVAEIMQRLYLDSHIIYVKAENVSAFRNDMKFIKVRDINDLHHAKDAYLNIVVGNVFDTKFTRSPANFVKEAGFREYNLSRMYDFLIKRDGYIAWDGRNGDSKKMVDYQMKSNDVRVTRRPTEQKGQLFDLTLHKKGDSKAHSYMGSKTGDLRLADVTKYGGYTSIKIAYLIPYSCDIINKKGARKSISRLTGVPVYLANNVKSVEGFTEYIFSQVPTKSGETIENFKIINVKLRIGSLIKYNGFYYYVGGRTGENFCADNAIQLLLGEDEERYIKEIFKFINNQKENKDLKAEKFSDDITKENNYKLYDALVNKLNSNIYVQSTNNKYDVFNDAKMRNKFCDLVVEEQIKMLLNLLNLLTNKTSTYDFKPLGFGIGRRKLGFNLADVKEFKLINQSITGLFENSLDLLSQL